Proteins encoded by one window of Cannabis sativa cultivar Pink pepper isolate KNU-18-1 chromosome 4, ASM2916894v1, whole genome shotgun sequence:
- the LOC115714582 gene encoding uncharacterized protein LOC115714582 yields MMMYYLVVVTVVYLSIIDKLSGRSIELPQYKIVYSESDFEVRLYPECSWMSALVTLPTNSFQNSTKQGFHRLYQYIHGANLNSTKIPISAPILTTIIINNNNSSVQGLDYYVRLYLSTKYDKATPKPLQDLNLKLNKWKSHCIAIRKFSGFAEDDNIDKEVESLKNSLNKSHQVLTMVDNKNSSSSGSNSYTIAQYNSSHHHSGITGRLNEVWINVVSGFTAQGCPFYQEE; encoded by the exons atGATGATGTACTACTTAGTTGTTGTGACAGTAGTTTACCTCAGCATAATTGATAAGCTTAGTGGTCGATCAATTGAGTTGCCACAGTACAAAATTGTCTATTCTGAATCAGATTTTGAGGTCAGACTCTACCCAGAATGTTCATGGATGTCAGCTTTAGTTACACTACCAACTAATTCATTCCAAAACTCAACCAAACAAGGCTTTCACAG GTTGTATCAGTACATACATGGAGCTAATCTTAACTCAACCAAAATTCCAATAAGTGCTCCTATCTtaacaactattattattaataataataattcatcaGTACAAGGGTTGGACTATTATGTAAGGCTTTATTTATCTACTAAATATGATAAAGCAACTCCAAAGCCCTTacaagatctgaatctgaaGCTTAATAAGTGGAAAAGTCATTGCATAGCCATAAgaaagttttctgggtttgctgAGGATGATAACATTGATAAAGAAGTTGAATCACTTAAGAACAGCCTTAATAAATCTCATCAAGTACTGACCATGGTGGATAATAAGAATAGTAGTAGTAGTGGTAGTAATTCCTACACCATTGCTCAGTACAATTCTTCTCACCATCATAGTGGAATTACTGGTAGATTGAATGAAGTTTGGATTAATGTTGTTTCAGGTTTTACTGCTCAAGGATGCCCTTTTTATCAAGAGGAATAA
- the LOC115715031 gene encoding alpha-glucan water dikinase, chloroplastic — translation MSNSIGHNLVNQSLVQSKLNSSGIPANTLFQTPSFNQVATRPRKSQSSKDFSENSLVIRKSKLAMGSRRSTVPRAVLATDQTSELAETFNLDGNTELQVVVSASTQGSPAQVNIQVSYSSDSLLLHWGAIQDKKEKWVLPSRQPEGTKVYKNKALRSPFSKSGSNSLLKIEIDDPTIQAIEFLIVDEKRNKWFKNNGGNFLIKLPTKSKSISNVSVPEDLVQIQAYLRWERKGKQMYTPEKEKEEYEAARSELLEEVARGTSVQDIRARLTKKNDVSDVKESSHSGSQEIPDDLIQVQSFIRWEKAGKPNYSKDEQLREFEEARKDLQKELEKGTSLEEIRKKITKGEIQTKVAKQSKKNYRIGRIQRKKRDLVHILNKHVAKHIELSFSTEPKSLSAVELFVKEKEEQDGPVLNRIMFKLQDKELLALVTKPAGKTKIHIATDYKGPVTLHWALSKSNAGEWLEPPSEVLPPGSVSLKGAAETPLSYSDSSTEVQYLKLEIEDESFRGMPFVILSAGNWIKNSGSDFYINFAAAPKRVKKDAGDGKGTAKALLERIAELESEAQKSFMHRFNIAADLTEQAKDSGELGLAAILVWMRFMATRQLIWNKNYNVKPREISKAQDRLTDLLQNIYTSHPEYRELLRMIMSTVGRGGEGDVGQRIRDEILVIQRNNDCKGGMMEEWHQKLHNNTSPDDVVICQALLDYIERDFDMSVYWKTLNDNGITKERLLSYDRAIHSEPSFKREQKDGLLRDLGNYMRTLKAVHSGADLESAITNCMGYKSEGQGFMVGVHINPIDGLPSGFPDLLQFVLEHIEDKNVEALLEGLLEARQELRPCLSKSQNRLKDLLFLDIALDSAVRTAIERGYEELNTAGPEKIMYFISMVLENLALSSDDNEDLIYCLKGWNQATNLLNSQNNQWALYAKSVLDRTRLALASKAEWYDQILQPSAEYLGSLLNVDEWAVNIFTEEIIRAGSAASLSSLLNRLDPVLRKTANLGSWQVISPVEVVGYVVVVDQLLSVQNKTYEQPTILVAKSVKGEEEIPDGTVAVLTPDMPDVLSHVSVRARNGKVCFATCFDPNILLDLQSKEGKLLRVKPTSADVTYSEVKEVELTDASSVKDVPSNLKLVKKKFLGKYAISSEEFTNEMVGAKSRNISYLKGKVPSWVGIPTSVALPFGCFEKVLSADSNKKVARKLESLKKKLKNEEFDALKEIRETVLQLEAPPQLVQELKTTMLSSGMPWPGDEGEQRWNQAWMAIKRVWASKWNERAFFSTRKIKLDHDYLCMAVLVQEIINADYAFVIHTTNPSSGDSSEIYAEVVKGLGETLVGAYPGRAMSFICKKNALDSPQLLGYPSKPIGLFISRSIIFRSDSNGEDLEGYAGAGLYDSVPMDEEEKVVLDYSTDPLMVDQKFQHSILSSIARAGNAIEELYGTPQDIEGVIRDGKLYVVQTRPQM, via the exons ATGAGCAATTCCATTGGGCATAATTTGGTGAACCAAAGTTTGGTTCAAAGCAAGCTTAATTCGTCTGGCATTCCCGCAAACACTTTGTTTCAAACTCCTTCCTTTAATCAGGTCGCAACTCGTCCACGGAAGTCACAATCTTCCAAGGACTTTTCTGAGAACAGTTTGGTCATTCGAAAATCAAAATTAGCCATGGGATCACGGCGTTCAACTGTCCCTCGTGCTGTCTTAGCTACGGATCAAACTTCTGAG CTTGCAGAAACATTCAACCTCGATGGAAACACTGAATTGCAG GTGGTTGTTAGTGCCTCCACTCAAGGGTCTCCAGCTCAAGTAAACATTCAAGTCTCGTATAGTAGTGACTCTTTGCTTCTTCACTGGGGGGCAATTCAAGATAAAAAAGA AAAGTGGGTACTTCCTTCTCGACAGCCAGAAGGAACCAAAGTATACAAGAACAAAGCTCTTAGAAGTCCATTTTCCAAA TCTGGCTCCAATTCCCTTCTGAAAATTGAGATTGATGATCCCACGATACAAGCAATAGAGTTTCTGATAGTCGATGAAAAGCGAAATAAATG GTTTAAAAATAATGGCGGCAACTTCCTTATTAAGTTACCAACgaaatcaaaatcaatttcaaatGTTTCAGTTCCTGAAGATCTTGTACAGATTCAAGCATATCTAAGGTGGGAGAGAAAGGGTAAACAAATGTACACACCAGAGAAAGAGAAG GAGGAGTACGAAGCAGCTCGAAGTGAGTTATTAGAGGAAGTGGCCAGGGGCACTTCTGTACAAGACATTAGAGCAAGACTGACAAAGAAAAATGATGTTAGTGATGTAAAGGAGTCATCTCATTCTGGTTCTCAAGAAATTCCTGATGATCTCATCCAAGTTCAGTCTTTTATACGCTGGGAGAAAGCAGGGAAACCCAACTACTCCAAAGATGAACAACTT AGGGAATTTGAGGAAGCAAGGAAAGATTTACAAAAGGAATTAGAGAAAGGTACCTCACTTGAAGAGATACGAAAGAAGATCACCAAAGGAGAGATACAAACTAAGGTTGCCAAGCAAAGTAAAAAGAATTATAGAATTGGTCGGATACAGCGCAAGAAGAGAGACTTGGTGCACATTCTAAACAAACATGTAGCTAAACACATTGAACTAAGTTTTTCTACCGAACCCAAATCCTTGTCAGCAGTTGAGCTTTTCGTTAAGGAAAAGGAAGAACAGGATGGTCCTGTTCTGAATAGGATCATGTTCAAGCTTCAAGATAAGGAACTTCTG GCACTCGTAACCAAACCTGCTGGCAAAACAAAGATTCATATTGCTACAGATTACAAAGGGCCAGTTACCCTTCACTGGGCTTTGTCTAAAAGCAATGCTGGAGAGTGGTTG GAACCACCTTCTGAAGTGCTGCCACCAGGGTCTGTTTCTCTAAAAGGGGCTGCCGAGACACCATTAAGTTATTCTGACTCTTCTACTGAG GTTCAGTATTTAAAACTAGAAATTGAAGATGAATCTTTTAGAGGAATGCCATTTGTTATTCTGTCTGCGGGGAATTGGATTAAGAACAGTGGatcagatttctatattaaCTTTGCTGCTGCACCCAAGCGAGTCAAGAAG GATGCTGGTGATGGCAAGGGTACTGCGAAGGCCTTGTTGGAAAGGATAGCTGAGTTGGAGAGTGAGGCACAAAAATCTTTCATGCATCG ATTTAATATTGCAGCAGACTTGACAGAACAAGCCAAAGATTCTGGTGAATTAGGTCTTGCAGCTATTTTGGTGTGGATGAGGTTTATGGCTACAAGGCAGCTCATTtggaataaaaattataatgtgAAACCACG TGAGATCAGTAAAGCACAGGATAGACTCACAGACCTTCttcaaaatatttatacaagtCACCCAGAGTACCGGGAACTTCTGCGGATGATAATGTCTACGGTTGGTCGTGGAGGTGAAGGGGATGTAGGACAGCGAATTCGAGATGAGATTCTTGTTATCCAG AGAAACAATGATTGTAAGGGTGGAATGATGGAGGAATGGCATCAAAAGTTGCATAATAACACTAGCCCTGATGATGTTGTTATCTGTCAG GCTCTACTTGATTACATCGAACGTGACTTTGACATGAGTGTTTATTGGAAAACATTGAATGATAATGGAATAACAAAAGAGCGTCTTCTTAGCTATGATCGTGCAATTCATTCTGAACCCAGTTTCAAAAGAGAGCAGAAGGACGGTCTTCTGCGGGATCTAGGAAACTACATGAGAACGTTAAAG GCCGTGCATTCAGGTGCAGACCTTGAGTCTGCTATTACAAATTGCATGGGCTACAAATCAGAG GGTCAAGGCTTCATGGTTGGAGTACATATAAATCCAATAGACGGCTTGCCTTCGGGATTTCCA GATTTGCTTCAATTTGTCCTAGAACATATCGAAGACAAGAATGTTGAAGCCCTTCTTGag GGTTTGTTAGAGGCTCGTCAGGAGCTTCGTCCATGTCTTTCCAAGTCTCAAAATCGTCTGAAGGATCTTTTATTTTTGGACATCGCTCTTGATTCTGCTGTTAGGACTGCCATTGAAAGGGGATACGAAGAACTAAATACTGCAGGACCTGAG AAAATAATGTACTTCATCAGTATGGTTCTAGAAAACCTGGCACTCTCATCAGATGATAATGAGGATTTAATATACTGCTTGAAG GGATGGAATCAGGCTACCAACTTGTTAAATAGTCAAAATAATCAATGGGCACTCTATGCAAAATCAGTCCTTGACAGAACTCGTCTTGCTCTTGCAAGCAAGGCAGAGTGGTATGATCAAATTTTGCAGCCATCTGCGGAGTATCTTGGATCACTTCTGAATGTTGATGAATGGGCT GTAAACATATTTACTGAAGAAATTATTCGCGCTGGATCTGCTGCCTCGTTATCTTCACTTCTTAATAGACTTGACCCTGTTCTTCGAAAGACAGCTAATCTAGGAAG TTGGCAGGTTATCAGTCCAGTTGAAGTCGTTGGATATGTTGTTGTTGTCGATCAGTTGCTTTCtgttcaaaataaaacttacgAGCAGCCAACCATTTTGGTGGCGAAAAGTGTTAAAGGAGAGGAAGAAATTCCTGATGGTACTGTTGCTGTGCTGACACCTGATATGCCAGATGTCCTATCTCATGTTTCTGTTCGAGCAAGAAATGGCAAG GTCTGTTTTGCTACATGTTTTGATCCCAATATATTGCTTGACCTACAATCCAAAGAAGGGAAGTTGTTACGTGTAAAACCAACATCTGCTGATGTAACTTACag tgagGTGAAGGAGGTTGAGCTAACTGATGCAAGCTCTGTCAAAGATGTTCCATCCAATCTGAAATTGGTCAAAAAGAAGTTTCTTGGTAAATATGCCATATCATCTGAGGAATTCACAAACGAAATG GTTGGAGCCAAATCACGTAATATTTCTTATCTAAAAGGAAAAGTTCCATCTTGGGTTGGAATTCCTACATCAGTGGCCCTCCCATTCGGATGTTTTGAGAAGGTTCTCTCGGCTGATTCAAATAAG AAAGTGGCTAGAAAGCTGGAATCTTTGAAGAAAAAGTTGAAAAATGAAGAGTTCGATGCGCTGAAGGAAATACGTGAGACAGTTTTACAGCTTGAAGCACCACCCCAATTG GTGCAAGAGCTGAAAACGACAATGTTAAGTTCAGGGATGCCTTGGCCTGGTGACGAAGGTGAACAGCGATGGAATCAAGCGTGGATGGCTATAAAAAGG GTGTGGGCTTCAAAATGGAATGAGAGAGCATTCTTCAGCAccagaaaaataaaacttgatCACGATTATCTCTGCATGGCAGTCCTTGTCCAGGAAATTATAAATGCCGACTATGCATTTGTCATCCATACAACAAATCCATCTTCAGGAGACTCCTCTGAGATATATGCTGAG GTTGTTAAGGGACTCGGAGAAACCTTAGTTGGAGCCTATCCTGGACGTGCTATGAGTTTTATATGCAAGAAGAACGCGCTGGATTCTCCTCAG TTGTTGGGATATCCAAGCAAGCCTATTGGCCTCTTTATAAGTCGGTCGATAATCTTCAGATCTGATTCCAATGGTGAAGATCTGGAAGGCTATGCTGGTGCAGGTCTTTATGACAG tgtgcctatggatgaggAAGAGAAAGTGGTGCTCGATTACTCAACTGATCCGCTAATGGTTGATCAGAAATTCCAACATTCAATTCTTTCAAGCATAGCTCGTGCCGGAAATGCAATAGAGGAACTCTATGGCACTCCACAAGACATTGAAGGGGTGATTAGAGATGGGAAGCTCTATGTGGTCCAAACAAGACCCCAAATGTAA